GCTGGAGGAAACCGCCAAGCTCTATCTGCTGCTGCGCGGGCTCAATCCGCGATATTTGTCGCCGGAGCAGGTGGCGGATTTGATCAAGACCTTTGGGCTCGCGCTGCCGGAGCACTCTCACTAGAATTCGCATAGGGCAGACATGCGGAGGACAGTCATGACGAAGCTCATAGGCTTGGCAGTCGCGGTTCTGTTCGTCGTCGGTCTGGCGGGATCGGCCGCACAGGCCGAGGAGACCTTGCAGGGCATGCTGGCAGCACAGCTTCGTGCCCAAGGCTATGCCTGCGACAAGCCGCTCAAGGCCGAGAGGGATGACAAGCTTTCGAAGCCGGATAACGAGGCCTGGACTCTCACATGCAGCAACGCGACCTACCGCGTCAGCCGCGTGCCGGACCTCCCCGCCAAGGTCGAAGTCGTCAAATAGGTTCTAGGCCGATCGTAGCCCGCATGCGCGCAGCGATATGCGGGACATCCCCGGATGTCGCTCCGCTCATCCGGGCTACGGCAGTGTGATGACCGCTACAGCCCCAGATACGCCTTGCGCACGTCGGGATTGGTGCTGATCTCCGCGGCCGGGCCCTGCATCAGCACGCGGCCGGTCTGCAGGATGTAGGCGCGGTCGGCGATCTCCAGGCACTCGGCCATGCGCTGCTCGACGATCAGCACCGTCATGCCCGCGTCGCGGATGCGCTTCACGGCCTGGAAGATCTCGTCGACCAGCTTCGGCATGATGCCCTGCGACGGCTCGTCCAGCATCAGCAACCGCGGCCGCGTCATCAGCGCGCGGCCGATCGCCAGCATCTGCTGCTCGCCGCCCGACAGCGTCTCGGCGCGCTGGTCCAGACGCTCCGAGAGCCGCGGAAACAACTTGAACACCAGATCGAGCGGCTCGTCGCGATTGGCCTGGCTGCGATAGAGATAGCTGCCGAGGCGGAGGTTGTCGCGCACCGACAGCCGCGGAAACAGCCGGCGATTTTCGGGCACGAAGGCGATGCCGCCGGCCGTGATGACGTGCTGCGGCTTGCCGTCGATCCGAGTACCGTCGAAGGTCACAGTCCCGGAGCGCGGCCGCTCGGCGCCGGCGATCGACTTGAGCAGCGTCGACTTGCCCGCGCCGTTGGCGCCGGCGACGCAGACGATCTCGCCCTTGGAAACGTCGATCGAGACCGAGGAGATCGCAACCAGGCCCTGATAGGCGGTGGTGACTTCACGCACCGACAGCATGACGATCCCCGAGATAGGCAGTGATGACTTTGGGATTGCGGACGACCTCAGTGGGCTTGCCTTCGATCAGCACCTTGCCGAGATCGAGCACGATGGCGCGGTCGACCAGCGGCATCACGATCTCCATGACGTGCTCGACCATCAGCACCGTGATACCGGTGGCGCGCACCTTGCGGACCAGCTCGACGCCGGTCTGCGCCTCGACCGGCGTCAGCCCGGTGAGGACTTCGTCGAGCAGCAAGAGCTTCGGCTCGGTTGCGAGCGCGCGCGCAACCTCGAGTCGACGCTTCTCCGACGGCACCAGGTCGCTGGCCAGCACATCGGCGCGCGCGGCAAGGCCGCAGAACTCCAGCACCTCGTAGGCCTTCTTCCGCGCCACCCGCATCACGGTGTTGCGGATCAGCGCGCCGACGATGACGTTGTCGATGACAGTCATGGTCTCGAAGCTCTTCACCACCTGGAAAGTGCGTCCGATGCCGCGCTGGCAGCGTTCCGCCGCGCGCAGGCGGGTGACGTCCTCGCCGTCGAAGATGATCGAACCTTGCGTCGGCGGCAGCACGCCCGCGATCAGGTTGAACAGTGTCGACTTGCCGGCGCCGTTCGGACCAATCAGGCCGACGATCTCACCGCGGCCGACCGAGATCGAGACGTCGCTGTTGGCGACAAGGCCGCCGAAACGCTGCCAGACGCCGCGGGTTTCCAGGAGCGCCGTCATCGCGCGCCCCCCTTGCGCAAGGAAAACACGCTCACCAGCCCCCGCGGCAGCGCCAGCGAGATCAGGACGATCAGCGTGCCATAGACGATCAGGTCGACGCCGCGCCCCGAACCGCCGACGAAGGACCGCGTCAGCTCGGTGAGCGGGATCAGGATGACGGCACCCAACATCGGCCCCCACAACGTGCCGATGCCGCCCAGCACCGCAGGCAACGCCATCAGCAGCGAGAACTGGAAGCCCATCACGCTTTCGGGGTCGATATAGGAGACGAACTGGGCGTAGAAGCTGCCGCCGACCGCGACCAGGAAGGCAGACACCGCCGCCGCACCCATCTTGGAATTGAACACGACCACGCCCAAGCTCTCGGCAGCATCCGGATTGTCCTTCACCGCGCGCCACCAATAGCCCCATTTGGAATCTTCCAGCCACCAGGTGACGAACCAGGCGATGCAGGCCAGCGCCAGCGCGAAATAGAAGTATGGCAGCTTGGAACGGGTGAACTGGAATTTCAGCCAGCTGTCGCCGCGCACGGGAATGTCGATGCCGAGCGCCGCGCCCGCCCAGTCCCAGTTCTGGATCAGCAGCAGCGCAATCTCGGCGATCACGATGGTCGCGATCACGAAGTAATGGCCACGCAGGCGGAAGCAGGGATAGCCGAGCGCCATCGCGATCACCGCGGAGATCGCGCCGCCCGCCAGCATGCCGAACCAGGGCAGCACGCCGAACTTGGTGAACAGCAGCGCGGTGGTGTAGGCGCCGAGCCCGAAATAGAGCGCGTGGCCCAGCGAGATCTGCCCGCAATAGCCGGACAGGATGTTCCAGCTCTGCGACAGCGCCGCATACATCAGGGTCAGCACCATGATGTTCTGGACGTAGACGTCCTTGACGAACAGCGGCACCAGCGCGGCGATCACGGCCAGGCAACCGGCCATGATCAGGTCACGCCTGCGGCGTTGGGCGAAGTGCTTGTCCATCACATCGATCCGAACAGGCCGCGCGGGCGGATGAAGACGATCAGGAGGTAGACGGCATAGATGCCGACCGACTTCAGCGACGGCGGCAGGATCAGCGCGGTGGTGGCTTCCACCAGGCCGACGATGATGCCGCCGGCAAAGGCGCCGAATACGCTGCCGAAGCCGCCGAGCGCCACGGTGACGTAAGCGATCAGGGCAAAGGACGCGCCGACATCGGGATAGACGTAGAAGAAGATCGCCATGATGGCGCCGGCGAGCCCCACCAGCGCGGCACCAAGGCCCCAGCCCAGCGCGAACACCCTGTTCTTGTCGATGCCGACCAGCGCCACCGCGCCGGCGTCCTCGCGGGTCGCCTCGAGCGCGCGGCCGAAATCGGTACGATGGATGAAGAAGTAGAGCGCGACGAAGGCCGCGATCGAGACGAACGCGCCGACCAGTTGCGGCTCGGGCAGATAGATGCCGGCGACCGCCACCGTCTTGCCGCCGAGCCAGGAGCTCGTGACGCTGCGATAGTCGGGCGTGAAGAAGAACTGCGCCAGGCCGCGCATGACGATCGCAAGACCGAAGGTCGAGAAGATCTGCACCATGCCGGCATTGGCTTTGGCGCGCACGGCGAAGCGGACGACCAACAGATAGACCACCGCGCCGAACACGAACAGCGCCGCGGCGACCAGCGGCGCCGACAGCAAGGGATCGATCGCGAAGAATGCGAACAGGAAGAAGGTCGCGTACATCGCGATCATCAGGAACTCGCCGTGCGCGAAATTCACGACGTCCATCAATCCGAAGATCAATGCGAGCCCGGCGGCGATCAGTCCGTAGAGCAGCCCCATCAGAAGGCCGCTCGCCAGACTCTGGATAATGGTCTCGGCTGTCACCGTTGCGCCCCGATCAATGCACGGCTCCAGCGTCGTCCTGGCGAATGCCAGGACCCATAACCACAAATGCATCGAGAGGAGAGACAGCAACCAATCATCGCAAAACGCCTGCCTGGGGTAATGGGTCCCGGGTCGCGCTTCGCTTGCCCGGGACGACGAAGGAGAGTGGCCGACCGATCAGCTGTTCATCGGCCAGATCGCCTCGGAGACGGCGGCCTGTTCCGGGAAGATCGTGACGAAGTTCTTCGCAGCATATTGCAAGAGCACCGGATCGGCGAAGTTGTTCTGCCCCATCTCGTCGAACTTGACGCGCCGCCACGGCATGATGGTCTGCTCGCCGGGCATGTCGGTCGCGGCCAGCGCCTCGCGGATCTTCTCGCCGTCGGTCGACTTGGCGCGGTTGATCGCATCGGCCATCACGATCAGGCCCATGAACTGGCGCGACGAATAGTCATTGAAGTCCTTGCCGGACTTGGCGCGGTACATCTCGTTGATGAGCCCCACCATCGGACGCTTCTGCGCAAGGTCGAGCGAGAAGCTGCCGCGCGAGATCACGCCTTCGAGCTTGTCGCCGACCGCGTCGTACAACGCCTTTTCCGAGAAGCCGGCATCCTGCGCTACGATGTTCTTCGGCTTGTAGCCGAGCTCGGCCATAGTCTTGACCAGCAGGATCGCGTCGGTGGTGTAGCTCGACGGCATCAGCACGTCGGCATTCGCGGCCTTGAGCTGCTGCACCTCGGCGGTCAGCGACGGCG
The DNA window shown above is from Bradyrhizobium sp. ISRA464 and carries:
- a CDS encoding ABC transporter ATP-binding protein, coding for MTALLETRGVWQRFGGLVANSDVSISVGRGEIVGLIGPNGAGKSTLFNLIAGVLPPTQGSIIFDGEDVTRLRAAERCQRGIGRTFQVVKSFETMTVIDNVIVGALIRNTVMRVARKKAYEVLEFCGLAARADVLASDLVPSEKRRLEVARALATEPKLLLLDEVLTGLTPVEAQTGVELVRKVRATGITVLMVEHVMEIVMPLVDRAIVLDLGKVLIEGKPTEVVRNPKVITAYLGDRHAVGA
- a CDS encoding branched-chain amino acid ABC transporter permease, whose protein sequence is MTAETIIQSLASGLLMGLLYGLIAAGLALIFGLMDVVNFAHGEFLMIAMYATFFLFAFFAIDPLLSAPLVAAALFVFGAVVYLLVVRFAVRAKANAGMVQIFSTFGLAIVMRGLAQFFFTPDYRSVTSSWLGGKTVAVAGIYLPEPQLVGAFVSIAAFVALYFFIHRTDFGRALEATREDAGAVALVGIDKNRVFALGWGLGAALVGLAGAIMAIFFYVYPDVGASFALIAYVTVALGGFGSVFGAFAGGIIVGLVEATTALILPPSLKSVGIYAVYLLIVFIRPRGLFGSM
- a CDS encoding ABC transporter ATP-binding protein; the protein is MLSVREVTTAYQGLVAISSVSIDVSKGEIVCVAGANGAGKSTLLKSIAGAERPRSGTVTFDGTRIDGKPQHVITAGGIAFVPENRRLFPRLSVRDNLRLGSYLYRSQANRDEPLDLVFKLFPRLSERLDQRAETLSGGEQQMLAIGRALMTRPRLLMLDEPSQGIMPKLVDEIFQAVKRIRDAGMTVLIVEQRMAECLEIADRAYILQTGRVLMQGPAAEISTNPDVRKAYLGL
- a CDS encoding branched-chain amino acid ABC transporter permease; this translates as MDKHFAQRRRRDLIMAGCLAVIAALVPLFVKDVYVQNIMVLTLMYAALSQSWNILSGYCGQISLGHALYFGLGAYTTALLFTKFGVLPWFGMLAGGAISAVIAMALGYPCFRLRGHYFVIATIVIAEIALLLIQNWDWAGAALGIDIPVRGDSWLKFQFTRSKLPYFYFALALACIAWFVTWWLEDSKWGYWWRAVKDNPDAAESLGVVVFNSKMGAAAVSAFLVAVGGSFYAQFVSYIDPESVMGFQFSLLMALPAVLGGIGTLWGPMLGAVILIPLTELTRSFVGGSGRGVDLIVYGTLIVLISLALPRGLVSVFSLRKGGAR